The window TAAGCAATTTTCAATCGGGCAGAGAAAAGAGTCTCGTATCTTTTGGTGTACTTGGAGGGATTTTCTCAGAGGGTATAGATTTGAAGGGAGACAGACTAATAGGAGCCGTTATAGTAGGGGTAGGGCTTCCTCAGGTTAGCCCCGAACAAGATATAATCATGAATTATTATCAAAGCATAAACCGAATGGGTTTTGAAAATGCATATATGTATCCGGGAATGAACAAAGTTCTACAGGCAGCAGGCAGGGTAATTCGCTCGGAACAGGACGTGGGGTTAGTAATACTGCTGGACGAAAGATTCTCAAATGGCAGCTACAGGCGGCTGTTTCCGAGACATTGGGAACATGCATTGCGTGTACAGGATACGGGACTTCTGGGAAAAAAGTTGGAGCAATTCTGGATTGATAAAAATATTGAATAGGTGAATAAATGACACAATCTGAAATAGAAATGGAATTTAAAGATTTAAGTCACGAACAACGAGAAGCGGTACTTACTGTTGAAGGGCCGGTTTTACTTATCGCCGGTCCCGGCAGCGGAAAAACAACTGTTATTGTAAACCGCGTTTATAATTTAATTAAATCAGGCATTAATCCAAAAAGTATTCTGACGCTAACCTTTAATAAGGCCGCTCAGCTTGAAATGGACAGGCGTTTCAAAAAGTACTACGGAAGCAGGATAAATGAAAAAGTACAATTCGCCACTCTTCACAGCTTCTGTAATAGAGTAGTCCGAGGCTATGAGACAATGAAGGGGCAGAGCTTGAGGCGTATTGAGGGTACGGAAGAAGATATTAATAAAAAAATGCTGTTAAAGGATATGTATTACAGCATATACAGTGCGAAAATAAGCGATGATGAGCTGGATAATCTTATAAATGAAATAAGCTATATAAAAAATAAAATGATAAAAAATGCTGATGACAGCTTTTTTAGCTCAAAGAAATTCAAAAAGGTCTATAAAACCTATGAAGATTACAAGAAAAAGAATCTCATGATAGACTTTGACGATATGCTTACATATGCCTATAGTATTCTTTCAAGATATCCGCAGGTATTAAAAGAATATAAAAGACAATATAAATATATACAAGTTGACGAAGGCCAGGACTTGTCCAATATACAGTTTGCCATTCTCAAGCTGTTGGCAGGAGCGGACGGGAATATATTTATTGTGGCTGACGATGACCAGTCAATTTACCGATTCAGGGGAGCCGAACCCCAGTATATTCTTAATATAAGTAATGAATTTGAAAATCTCAGGCTTTTCCGACTTGAGAATAACTACAGGTCTTCCGGTAATATAGTAGACCTTACCAGCAAATTCATAATGAAAAATGACAAAAGGTATGTAAAAGCGCACAAAACCAATAATAAAAGGGCTGATGACCCAATGATTATCAGAGCTGATAATGAGAGTGGCCAGCAGGATTTTTTACTAAAAAATATACAAGAACTCCTTAAAGGAAAAAAGCAAAAAAGCGCTGGGATTTTGTACAGAAACAACCTCTCGTCAATTCTTGTTTCGGATAAACTGCAAAGGAATGGAATATCCTTCAGAATCAGGCAGAACAGACTGTTTTTTTTCAAACACTGGCTTGTACAGGAAGTATGTGCCTTCCTGCTCTTTGCACTTTATGGTTGTGACACGGAAGCATTTGCAAAAATATGCTTCAGAATGAATAGATTTATATCAAAATCCATGCTGGATTGTGCCTTGCAGGGTGATGACAATGAAAATGTAATTGACAGAATAATAAATAGTCATGACTTAAAACCCTTCCAGCTAAATGCAATGAGGGAACTAAAAGGAGAATTTGCATCGTTAGCAAAGAAGAATCCTTGGGCGGCATTGGAGTATATAAAAAATAACTTCAGGTATCTGGAAAGTATTAATGATTACAGTACCATATCCGGTCAGTCCTTTGATTACCTCAACAAGCTTTACGGGATTTTACACGGAATATCAGCTGATTGTCCTACTATTTCTTCATTTCTCATGCGGCTACAGGAGTTGGAGCAAATATTTCTGGATGGGGGCTATAGGCACGAGGATGAAAAAAATGAAATAACTCTGAGCACTTTGCACTCATCAAAGGGACTTGAATATGACAATGTATTTATGATAGACCTTGTAAACAGTGAGATTCCGGGGGACAAGGTTATTGAAAACTCTGAAAAAATCGTACTTGAAGAAGAACGGAGACTTTTTTATGTTGGAATGACAAGAGCAAGAAAAAAACTTTATCTCCTCCATCCCGGATTAGTCAATAATGAAAAAGTTTTACCTTCTGTTTTTGTAAATGAGGTTGTACAACTTTTGCAAAAGGACATAATAGATAATATAGATGAAGGGAAATTTGTAAACCATGCCAAATTCGGCAGAGGCGTAGTACTTTCAATAGTGGAGGACCCTTCAAACCATAAGAAATTAATAGAAATAAAGTTTTTCAAGGTGGGTTGCAGAAAATTTGACTTACAGCTTTGCCTTGAAAATAAACTATTACAATTTGAGTAGTACACACAACATAATAAGAAGCTTAAAATGGTTTGCAAAACATAATACCTTTTGCTATCATAGTTTGATATGGAGGAATTTACATGATTGAAAAATATTATCCTGACTTATATTTTGATAGTATAAGACATATTGATATAAATATACTTAAAGAAAGAGGAATAAAAGGGGTTATACTTGATATAGATAATACCCTTGTACCTATGCATACATTGGATGCTGACGAAAATGCAATAAGCTGGGTGGCTGAACTGCAAAAAATAGGCTTCAAGGTTTGTATACTTTCGAATGCTTCACTTAAAAGGGTAACGAGGTTCAACAAAGAAATGTCGGTAATGGCAATACACAGAGCATACAAACCGGCAGGAAAAGCTTTTCTTGCGGCGGCGGAAAAAATGGGGCTTGAGCCTGAAAGTGTAGCGGTTATAGGTGACCAGATATTTACAGATATATATGGGGGAAATAAAGTAAATATGCTAACTGTACTTGTAAAGCCCATAGATAAAAAAGAGATTTTGTATGTCAGATTAAAAAGGCATATAGAAAAAAGAGTCTTAGGTCGTTTTAGCAATGTACAAAAGTCCGGACTGGAAGTAAGAAATGAATGGAAAAAGAATAGGCTTCAAATAGAAAGAAGCCGTTTAAAATAACATTTGGGGGGCAAGCCAATGAACTTGGTTGAATTTGTTAACGGAAAAACACAGTTGTATGGTGTGCTTGGTAATCCAATTGAGCATACTAAGTCACCTTTTATTCATAATACACTATTTAAAAAATTTGGAGTAAATGGTGTTTACTTACCTGTACTTGTTGAAACAGGAAAGTTGGAACAGGTCATGAATGGATTAAAGGGTATAAACTTTTTAGGTTTTAACGTAACTGTTCCATATAAAAAGGATGTTATAAATTATCTGGATGAGGTTTCAGCAGAAGGTATGCTTATGGGTGCAATTAACACCGTAAAAAAGCAAAACGGAAGATTCATAGGTTCTAATACCGATGCCGAAGGTTTTGTCAGGGATTTTTGTGATGGTTTTGGAACCACATTTAAAGGTAAGAGAGTAATGCTATTGGGGGCAGGAGGAACGTCAAGGGCTATAGCTGTCAGGCTTGCAATGGAAGGCATAGAACATCTGACAATAGTAAACAGGACAGAGGCCAACGCAAAAAGTATTTCTAATCTTGTAAACGGCAATTTCGGAAACCTTGTTAGTACAATGCTTCCTGAGAAAGACAAACTTGATAAAGCAATTGAAAACAGCCAGATTGTTATAAACACAACACCTGCCGGAATGA of the Ruminiclostridium papyrosolvens DSM 2782 genome contains:
- a CDS encoding YqeG family HAD IIIA-type phosphatase, giving the protein MIEKYYPDLYFDSIRHIDINILKERGIKGVILDIDNTLVPMHTLDADENAISWVAELQKIGFKVCILSNASLKRVTRFNKEMSVMAIHRAYKPAGKAFLAAAEKMGLEPESVAVIGDQIFTDIYGGNKVNMLTVLVKPIDKKEILYVRLKRHIEKRVLGRFSNVQKSGLEVRNEWKKNRLQIERSRLK
- a CDS encoding ATP-dependent helicase; the encoded protein is MTQSEIEMEFKDLSHEQREAVLTVEGPVLLIAGPGSGKTTVIVNRVYNLIKSGINPKSILTLTFNKAAQLEMDRRFKKYYGSRINEKVQFATLHSFCNRVVRGYETMKGQSLRRIEGTEEDINKKMLLKDMYYSIYSAKISDDELDNLINEISYIKNKMIKNADDSFFSSKKFKKVYKTYEDYKKKNLMIDFDDMLTYAYSILSRYPQVLKEYKRQYKYIQVDEGQDLSNIQFAILKLLAGADGNIFIVADDDQSIYRFRGAEPQYILNISNEFENLRLFRLENNYRSSGNIVDLTSKFIMKNDKRYVKAHKTNNKRADDPMIIRADNESGQQDFLLKNIQELLKGKKQKSAGILYRNNLSSILVSDKLQRNGISFRIRQNRLFFFKHWLVQEVCAFLLFALYGCDTEAFAKICFRMNRFISKSMLDCALQGDDNENVIDRIINSHDLKPFQLNAMRELKGEFASLAKKNPWAALEYIKNNFRYLESINDYSTISGQSFDYLNKLYGILHGISADCPTISSFLMRLQELEQIFLDGGYRHEDEKNEITLSTLHSSKGLEYDNVFMIDLVNSEIPGDKVIENSEKIVLEEERRLFYVGMTRARKKLYLLHPGLVNNEKVLPSVFVNEVVQLLQKDIIDNIDEGKFVNHAKFGRGVVLSIVEDPSNHKKLIEIKFFKVGCRKFDLQLCLENKLLQFE
- the aroE gene encoding shikimate dehydrogenase, whose amino-acid sequence is MNLVEFVNGKTQLYGVLGNPIEHTKSPFIHNTLFKKFGVNGVYLPVLVETGKLEQVMNGLKGINFLGFNVTVPYKKDVINYLDEVSAEGMLMGAINTVKKQNGRFIGSNTDAEGFVRDFCDGFGTTFKGKRVMLLGAGGTSRAIAVRLAMEGIEHLTIVNRTEANAKSISNLVNGNFGNLVSTMLPEKDKLDKAIENSQIVINTTPAGMSTYLDSTPFDIDFNFNGTQLVYDVLYVPKKTRFLIQAENAGCKIRNGFGMLINQGVSSFEIWTGIKVERKETNELLKIIENIEGF